ggacatCCCAGGGACAAAGGCACTCCAGGACAGAGCCCGTCTTTGCTGACAGGCCACAAAGCAAAAGCCTTTGGTGTCCGCTGCCAGAGCTAAGGTGACAGTCACTTGGGgctggcagagaggaggagCTGGCACCCAGCAGGTTGCTCCCAAGCACTGGCGTGAGGGCTGGGAGTCACAGCCAGCCCGGAGAGACGCCGTGGCACACCTGCCTTCCCCGCTTGTCCCGGGGAGgacagccccagccagcccacggagccagaggcaggaggggagctCCAAGAGGAGGCACCAACCTGAGGTTTACTTGAACGTGTGGCTCTCGGCTCCTCCCCGGCCAAACCCTGGAAGAGAGACAGAGCGGGCTCAGCATCATTGCGGGACGGTGAGTGCACCAAGGGATGAGTGTCACTGAGAGACGGGAGCCCTgagcccccttccctcccacaaCCCCAGCCACAGTGGCCCTACCTTTGGGCCCGAACAAGGCAGCATAGCAGGGGTGGTTGCAGTATGGCTTGCCATCGTGctgtggggagagagaaagagcatCAGCCCCTACCGCCCTTCAGCTCCATCTCTGCCCATCCCACCCTTCCTGCAGCCCCTAGCTGCAGAGGACAGCGACCTGCTGGCAGCAAACTCACCTCTGCATGGCCTCCAGATGTCAGGGTCTTGTTACACTTCTCGCATCTCAAGCAGGGCCGGTGCCAGTCCTTCCCCAGAGAAGTCACCTTCTCAGCTGCCACGGAAAGGAGATGGGTTAGTTGAGGCCCTAACCAGGCACAACAAGTTAAGGTTTCGCAGGTTGGCCTCCCTGTCATCAACCCTAGGGAGGACTTTTCTGGGCTTTTCTCAAGTCTACCTGTCCAGGACAGAAAGCACCATGTTTCAAACCCAGGAGCTCACTGTAAACACACAGGTGCCTGGATCTGAAACAGCAGTGCCAGGCCCAGGATGAGCATCACTGCATCCATGCAGACAGGCTGATTTCTATCCATCTTCCAAAGATCTGAGGACCTTGCTCCTTCCCATGTCAGCCGGCAAGGGGATGACTTTCTTCCCAGCCAGCTGGAGACCCAACGATCACTAGAGCTGGCAGGGGCGAGGGGGGGATGCTGGTGAGAACCAGGGAGGCAAAGCCATCGCCACACCCTGCCAACACAAACGAGCCACCAGCACTCTGCCCACCGCTCCAATTCCACATGCACCACGGCAAACCAGAGCAGGGCTGAAGCTTGGCCGGGGTTCAGGCGGCTGTGGGGGAGACAACATGCTgtctgctggagctgggatgTGTTTATGGAGAGAGGGGGGAACACAGGGTGGCTTTTAATTGCAGCATGGTGGGGGAGGAGGGTATTTTCTGCAGACGTATGTGCTCTTCATATTGGCAGCTTCACTCCTGGGGATTTCTTAAGTGATAAAGCAGAGCTTTCCGCAGGGCCCTGTCAGAGCCAGGTCTGAGCACGCTCCCCACGCCTGCAAAAAGAGGTTGAGCCGTGGCACTGAGCGGCTGCTGGCAGCGGGCGCCCCGGGGGGCCCTTGGCAgcctggaacacctctcctttGGAGTCCAAATATACCCACAACAGCTCAGGCAAAGAGCAAGCCAACggctgcagaggtggcagcGGGGGCAATGCCCAAATGTCACGAGGCAGCCCCGCTGCCATCTCCCAGCAGACAAAGAGTCTCCTGTGCTCATAACCCAGTGGGGGCTGCAGTGTCCTCCCCCCGAGCACCCTCAGGAGCCCGAGCCGGGCCCATGGTGGGACTCTCATGTCACAGGGTTTCTGGAAGGCACTCAGCTTCCCCACCGCTCACATAAGCATTGCACCAACGTTcgggcaggggctctgccaaGGCTCGCTGCAGTGGGGCCCCAGCGGCTCTCAGCCATGCAGGCGAGATTCCCctggaaaggtggtggtggCCCTGCAAAACCCATCCCCGGTCCCCTTGGCATcctctcctcctcacccctgCTCTGTTACAGACATGATTTGGCTGAAAGCAGCCCGAGGCATACCcgagcagcactgccaggcacCAGGAGCTCTGGGGTGCTCCAGAGCAAGGCTtgctctgcctcctctgccagcGCTCCTTATCTGCAGGCACAGAAATCAGGCGGCAAGCTTGGTTCTCCAACAGCTTTTGAACCCTCCTCAGCCTCTGTATCAACAGGCGTTTCGTAATAGCAGCCTGATAAGCACAGGGCTAAAACCCCTCCTTGGTCAGACAGCCCCATACCAGCACTGCCACACCTGTGGGCATGGCAAACACAGCTCGCCCCAGTTGGGATCAAAGCAGATCCATAGAGAAAGGCAGACACTGACCAGCACCTTGGTAGCTGCTGGTATCAAGCCATGTGGGTAAATGAGGTGCCCCAAGACCCTTGGTTGCAGGAGGGAGACACAAACTGTATTGTGCCAACCCCCCACCTCAAAGCCTAGCTGAAGGGTGAGTTTAGACAAAGCGATGTTCGCCAGCCACAGGAGCCACGTCccaagcagcactgcag
Above is a window of Falco biarmicus isolate bFalBia1 chromosome 11, bFalBia1.pri, whole genome shotgun sequence DNA encoding:
- the CRIP1 gene encoding cysteine-rich protein 1, whose translation is MPKCPRCQKEVYFAEKVTSLGKDWHRPCLRCEKCNKTLTSGGHAEHDGKPYCNHPCYAALFGPKGFGRGGAESHTFK